In the Flavobacterium acetivorans genome, one interval contains:
- a CDS encoding 3-oxoacyl-ACP reductase has translation MKKSILTIGLFSLVMILTSFTSSADIIGQGSTGGNMKVDIIGQGSTGGNMKVDIIGQGSTGGNMKVDIIGQGSTGGNMKVDIIGQGSTGGNMKVD, from the coding sequence ATGAAAAAATCAATCTTAACAATCGGACTATTCTCTTTAGTAATGATCTTAACTTCTTTTACCAGTAGTGCAGATATTATTGGGCAAGGTTCAACTGGAGGAAATATGAAAGTAGATATTATCGGTCAAGGTTCTACTGGAGGAAATATGAAAGTAGATATTATTGGACAAGGTTCTACTGGAGGAAATATGAAAGTAGATATTATTGGACAAGGTTCAACTGGAGGAAATATGAAAGTAGATATTATTGGTCAAGGTTCAACTGGAGGAAATATGAAAGTAGACTGA
- a CDS encoding ComF family protein, with the protein MFESIINLFFPKVCAGCNSFLLTNENVICTLCRHHIPLTNHHLNPENEAFKKFYGKIPIEYASALFYFHKKGIVQEVIHKLKYKGHEEIGRVLGNWYAADLKEIPVFQEIDVIIPVPLHKKKYRERGYNQVSAFGLALSKELNIVYNESILVRTVYSKTQSKKNLLGRTEGIENIFNVNFTEKDHDKHFLLIDDVITTGSTLEACCRALLKIPGAKISIVCMAMAQS; encoded by the coding sequence ATGTTCGAGAGCATCATAAATCTATTCTTTCCAAAGGTATGTGCAGGCTGTAATTCATTTTTACTGACAAATGAAAATGTAATCTGCACGCTTTGCAGACATCATATTCCCTTGACCAATCATCATTTGAACCCTGAAAACGAAGCTTTCAAAAAATTTTATGGTAAGATTCCCATCGAATATGCCTCGGCTTTATTTTATTTTCACAAAAAAGGAATTGTACAAGAAGTGATTCATAAACTAAAGTACAAAGGCCACGAGGAAATAGGTCGCGTATTAGGAAACTGGTATGCCGCAGATTTAAAAGAAATTCCGGTTTTTCAAGAAATTGACGTGATTATCCCGGTTCCTTTACACAAAAAGAAATATCGAGAAAGAGGCTACAATCAAGTTAGCGCTTTTGGCCTCGCACTTTCAAAAGAATTGAATATCGTTTACAATGAATCCATTTTGGTTCGAACAGTCTATTCTAAAACACAATCCAAAAAAAATCTTTTAGGAAGAACCGAAGGCATCGAAAACATTTTCAACGTTAACTTTACCGAAAAAGACCATGACAAGCATTTCCTTCTTATTGATGATGTCATCACAACGGGCTCAACTCTTGAAGCTTGTTGCCGTGCTTTATTGAAAATTCCCGGGGCAAAAATCAGTATTGTTTGTATGGCAATGGCGCAATCTTAA
- a CDS encoding LytR/AlgR family response regulator transcription factor — MNYSYIIIDDDQESVLKTKAIADSFSELTFVASAHNYAEALNLILEHTPQLIFLEIDPADKKSLLSLALINELHRYLKVIPKIIVTTTKKELAFEAIEYDVTAYMLKPLVRIDFIKTILKLNKNANQEEAILIQPEEVFQEEKPNPVLHHETLSKQKPLILCIKSYGDYRYIDARDICYLQADNNSTDIHLNSGEMVTAFKTLKHFESALSYPFIRIHNSYIVNCNYISRIHTGNAVCYIKNTATKLPFSKSYKVNIDLIISEISNGNYLEI; from the coding sequence ATGAATTATTCCTACATTATTATTGACGACGATCAAGAAAGTGTTTTGAAAACGAAAGCCATTGCTGACAGTTTTTCGGAGCTTACTTTTGTGGCATCGGCACATAATTATGCGGAGGCTTTAAATCTTATTCTAGAACATACTCCTCAATTGATTTTTCTTGAAATTGATCCTGCTGACAAGAAGAGTTTGCTGTCATTAGCTCTCATAAATGAGCTGCACAGGTATCTAAAAGTAATTCCTAAAATCATCGTTACCACAACTAAAAAGGAATTGGCTTTTGAGGCCATAGAGTACGATGTGACAGCATATATGTTGAAGCCATTGGTGCGAATAGATTTTATCAAGACCATCTTGAAACTGAATAAAAATGCAAATCAAGAGGAAGCGATTCTGATACAGCCAGAAGAAGTGTTTCAAGAGGAGAAGCCAAATCCTGTTTTGCATCATGAAACTTTAAGCAAGCAAAAACCTCTTATATTGTGTATAAAGTCTTATGGTGATTACAGGTATATTGATGCCAGAGATATTTGCTACCTGCAGGCAGATAATAATTCAACCGACATTCATCTCAATAGTGGTGAAATGGTCACTGCTTTTAAAACATTAAAGCATTTTGAGAGTGCTTTGTCTTATCCTTTCATTCGAATTCATAACAGTTATATTGTAAACTGTAATTATATTTCTAGAATACATACTGGAAATGCGGTTTGTTACATAAAGAATACCGCAACAAAACTTCCCTTTTCCAAATCGTATAAGGTAAATATTGACCTGATTATTTCTGAAATTTCGAATGGGAATTATTTAGAAATTTAA
- a CDS encoding glycine--tRNA ligase gives MAKQEDIFKNVVSHAKEYGFIFPSSEIYDGLSAVYDYAQNGVELKKNIREYWWKAMVQMNENIVGLDAAILMHPTTWKASGHVDAFNDPLIDNKDSKRRYRADVLIEDYAEKLNQKAIKEIEKARVRFGEAFNEAEFVSTNARVKEYKAKEREVLERMARSLGNEDLEDVKALIEELEIACPESGSRNWTEVRQFNLMFGTKLGASADSAMDLYLRPETAQGIFVNFLNVQKSGRMKVPFGIAQTGKAFRNEIVARQFIFRMREFEQMEMQFFVRPGDEMKHYEFWKEARLKWHLSLGLGKENYRFHDHEKLAHYANAAADIEFNFPFGFKELEGIHSRTDFDLKAHEKFSGRKLQYFDAELNQNYVPYVVETSVGLDRMFLAVFATSLKEETLEDGSTRTVLKLPAVLAPTKAAVLPLVKKDGLPEIAHKIIEDLKWDFNVSYDEKDAVGRRYRRQDALGTPFCITVDHQTIEDQTVTIRHRDSMRQDRVKIADLKSIIEDEVSMKNWLMKM, from the coding sequence ATGGCAAAACAAGAAGATATATTTAAGAATGTAGTTTCGCACGCAAAAGAGTACGGATTTATTTTTCCGTCAAGCGAAATATACGATGGTTTGAGTGCAGTCTATGATTATGCACAAAACGGTGTAGAGTTAAAAAAGAACATACGCGAATATTGGTGGAAAGCGATGGTTCAGATGAATGAAAACATAGTGGGACTTGATGCGGCTATATTGATGCATCCTACCACTTGGAAAGCATCAGGACACGTAGATGCGTTTAATGATCCATTAATAGACAATAAAGATTCGAAAAGAAGATATAGAGCGGATGTTTTGATTGAAGATTATGCCGAAAAGCTAAATCAAAAAGCAATCAAAGAAATCGAAAAAGCAAGAGTTCGTTTTGGTGAAGCTTTTAATGAAGCAGAGTTTGTTTCAACGAATGCTCGTGTTAAAGAATACAAAGCCAAAGAAAGAGAGGTTTTGGAAAGAATGGCTCGTTCTCTTGGCAACGAAGATCTGGAAGACGTAAAAGCTTTGATCGAAGAACTGGAAATTGCTTGTCCTGAGTCTGGTTCCAGAAATTGGACCGAAGTGCGTCAGTTTAATCTAATGTTCGGAACAAAATTAGGCGCTTCTGCCGATTCTGCGATGGATTTATATTTGCGTCCGGAAACAGCACAAGGGATTTTTGTGAATTTCCTGAATGTGCAAAAATCAGGACGAATGAAAGTTCCTTTTGGAATTGCGCAAACGGGTAAAGCTTTTAGAAATGAAATTGTTGCAAGACAATTTATTTTCCGTATGCGTGAATTTGAACAAATGGAAATGCAATTTTTTGTTCGCCCGGGAGACGAAATGAAACATTATGAGTTTTGGAAAGAAGCCCGTTTAAAATGGCATTTATCACTTGGTTTAGGAAAAGAAAATTACCGTTTTCACGATCATGAAAAACTGGCGCATTATGCTAATGCAGCAGCTGATATTGAGTTTAACTTCCCATTCGGATTCAAAGAATTAGAAGGAATTCACTCTCGTACTGATTTTGATCTAAAAGCACATGAGAAATTTTCAGGTAGAAAACTGCAATATTTTGATGCAGAATTAAATCAGAATTATGTTCCTTATGTGGTGGAAACATCTGTAGGATTAGATAGAATGTTCTTAGCTGTTTTTGCTACTTCTTTAAAAGAAGAAACATTAGAAGACGGATCAACAAGAACAGTTTTGAAATTGCCTGCGGTTTTAGCACCAACAAAAGCGGCAGTGTTGCCTTTGGTAAAAAAAGATGGCTTGCCAGAAATTGCGCATAAAATCATTGAAGACCTGAAATGGGATTTCAATGTGTCTTATGATGAGAAAGATGCAGTTGGTCGCCGTTATAGAAGACAAGATGCTTTGGGAACTCCATTTTGTATTACAGTGGATCACCAAACTATCGAAGATCAAACGGTGACTATTAGACATAGAGACAGTATGAGGCAAGATCGCGTAAAAATAGCCGATTTAAAATCAATTATAGAAGATGAAGTTTCAATGAAAAATTGGTTGATGAAAATGTAA